A portion of the Rhodococcus pseudokoreensis genome contains these proteins:
- a CDS encoding zinc ribbon domain-containing protein, with protein sequence MNVEPQVQSKLLDLAGVDAELSRIAHRRTALPERQEVERLEAERVTRKDAAVAVEIILDDLDRDIRKLEGEVDAVRQREDRDRKLLESGTVGSKQLTELEHELGSLVRRQGLLEDELLEVMERREASQSDHDHAGAQLSQIEEDLIDASRRRDDAVADLDSAEQRCTRDRAALADQFPADLITVYEKQRSQNGVGAALLQARRCGACRIELDRGEISRITGTAPDVVVRCSECGAILVRTKESGL encoded by the coding sequence GTGAACGTCGAACCACAGGTGCAGTCCAAGCTTCTCGACCTCGCCGGCGTCGATGCGGAGCTGTCGAGGATCGCCCACCGACGCACCGCGCTTCCGGAGCGTCAGGAAGTCGAGCGGCTCGAGGCGGAGCGCGTCACCCGTAAGGACGCGGCCGTGGCCGTGGAGATCATCCTCGACGACCTCGACCGCGACATCCGCAAGCTCGAAGGCGAGGTCGACGCCGTCCGCCAGCGTGAGGACCGCGACCGCAAACTGCTCGAGAGCGGAACGGTCGGATCGAAGCAGCTCACCGAACTCGAACATGAACTCGGCAGCCTCGTCCGCCGTCAGGGATTGCTCGAGGACGAACTGCTCGAGGTGATGGAACGGCGCGAGGCGTCGCAGTCCGACCACGACCACGCCGGTGCGCAGCTGTCGCAGATCGAGGAAGACCTCATCGACGCGTCCCGCCGCCGCGACGATGCCGTCGCCGACCTGGATTCCGCGGAGCAGCGCTGCACCCGGGACCGCGCGGCACTCGCCGACCAGTTCCCCGCCGACCTGATCACCGTCTACGAGAAGCAGCGCAGCCAGAACGGCGTCGGTGCGGCACTGCTGCAGGCCCGCCGCTGCGGTGCGTGCCGCATCGAACTCGACCGCGGCGAGATCTCCCGCATCACCGGCACCGCACCCGACGTCGTCGTGCGCTGCTCCGAATGCGGCGCGATCCTGGTGCGCACCAAGGAGTCGGGTCTGTGA
- a CDS encoding bifunctional RNase H/acid phosphatase, with translation MSVGRVVVEADGGSRGNPGPAGYGTVVFAAADGAVLAERKESLGTVTNNVAEYRGLIAGLEAAAELGASGVDVRMDSKLVVEQMSGRWKVKHPDMIPLQRRASELARQFGSVTYTWIPRAENAHADRLANEAMDGAAGTVAEPEPAAAASDDATPAAPGWMDTTGAPTRMLLLRHGQTVLSVDRRYSGRGNPALTEIGQAQANGAASRFAGNDGIAAVVSSPLGRAQQTAAAAAKVLGLPVTVHEGLTETDFGEWEGLTFREAADRDPELHRKWLSDTSVRPPAGESFDEVRERIVKVRDDLTATYGGSTILVVTHVTPIKTLLQLALDAGPSLLYRLHLDLASLSIAEFYPDGGSSVRLVNDTSHL, from the coding sequence GTGAGTGTCGGTCGCGTCGTCGTCGAGGCCGACGGTGGGTCGCGCGGCAATCCCGGACCCGCGGGCTACGGCACCGTGGTGTTCGCCGCTGCCGACGGCGCCGTCCTCGCCGAGCGCAAGGAAAGCCTCGGCACCGTCACGAACAACGTCGCCGAATACCGGGGGCTGATCGCCGGGCTCGAGGCCGCCGCCGAACTCGGTGCGTCCGGGGTGGACGTGCGGATGGACTCCAAGCTGGTGGTCGAGCAGATGTCCGGGCGCTGGAAGGTCAAACACCCGGACATGATTCCGCTGCAGCGCCGGGCGTCGGAACTCGCCCGGCAGTTCGGTTCCGTGACGTACACCTGGATTCCGCGGGCCGAGAACGCTCACGCCGACCGCCTCGCCAACGAGGCCATGGACGGCGCCGCCGGTACCGTTGCCGAACCTGAACCGGCTGCCGCGGCGTCGGACGACGCCACCCCGGCGGCGCCGGGCTGGATGGACACGACGGGCGCCCCGACCCGGATGCTGCTGCTCCGGCACGGGCAGACCGTGCTGTCCGTCGACCGGCGGTACTCGGGTCGCGGGAACCCGGCGCTCACCGAGATCGGGCAGGCCCAGGCGAACGGCGCGGCCTCCCGCTTCGCGGGCAACGACGGCATCGCGGCAGTGGTGTCGTCCCCGCTGGGGCGCGCGCAGCAGACCGCGGCGGCCGCGGCGAAGGTGCTCGGGCTCCCGGTCACCGTGCACGAGGGCCTCACCGAAACCGACTTCGGCGAGTGGGAGGGCCTCACGTTCCGGGAGGCCGCCGACCGCGACCCCGAACTGCACCGCAAGTGGTTGTCGGACACGTCGGTGCGACCGCCGGCGGGGGAGAGCTTCGACGAGGTCCGGGAGCGGATCGTGAAGGTCCGAGACGACCTCACCGCCACCTACGGCGGCTCCACGATCCTCGTCGTCACGCACGTGACCCCGATCAAGACGCTGCTGCAACTGGCACTCGACGCGGGACCGTCGCTGCTGTACCGGCTGCACCTGGATCTGGCGTCGCTGAGCATCGCGGAGTTCTACCCCGACGGCGGCTCGTCCGTCCGC